From a region of the bacterium genome:
- a CDS encoding glycosyltransferase, which translates to MKNICFFNSNKVWGGGEKWHHDASLFFQNRGYRVLVITNYHSELFANLSNQKEIQLKRLRISRLSFLNILKIISIANILKENKIDTIILNLPSDVKVAGIAARIAGVKKIIYRRGLAVPVKNSPLNRFLFQQVISGIIANSEEIKRTILFNNPHLIDSSKIQVIYNGVDLHDCPIQPPVGKKNEPVILGNAGRLVEQKGQRYLIEVAQILQNKGVRFKLLIAGKGKLEQELKDYAEELGVKDNIDFLGFVQNTASFMNSIDIFLLSSLHEGSSNVVIEAMAYQKPVIAFNLSSNPEMIIHNETGYLVDFPDVADFAQKTISLIEDCMLRERFGKQGRKVVEENFNKEKNLEKLIRFI; encoded by the coding sequence ATGAAAAATATATGCTTCTTTAACAGTAACAAAGTATGGGGCGGCGGTGAAAAATGGCATCATGACGCCTCCCTCTTTTTTCAAAACAGAGGATACCGCGTTCTCGTAATTACAAATTATCACAGTGAATTATTCGCCAACCTCAGTAACCAAAAAGAGATACAACTGAAACGGCTGAGAATTAGCCGATTGAGTTTTCTGAATATCCTGAAAATCATCAGTATTGCTAACATACTGAAAGAAAACAAAATCGATACAATAATTCTTAACCTGCCTTCTGATGTAAAGGTAGCAGGGATTGCCGCCAGAATTGCAGGGGTAAAAAAAATAATCTACCGGCGGGGGCTGGCAGTGCCGGTAAAAAATTCACCGCTCAACAGGTTCCTGTTTCAGCAGGTCATTTCCGGTATTATTGCCAATTCAGAAGAAATCAAAAGGACAATTTTGTTCAATAACCCTCATCTCATTGATAGCAGCAAGATACAGGTTATCTATAATGGCGTTGACCTTCACGATTGCCCGATTCAGCCGCCGGTTGGAAAAAAGAATGAACCTGTTATACTGGGAAATGCGGGGAGATTGGTTGAACAAAAAGGCCAAAGGTATTTAATTGAGGTTGCTCAAATCCTCCAGAACAAGGGAGTAAGGTTTAAGCTTCTGATAGCCGGTAAAGGAAAATTAGAACAAGAGCTTAAAGATTACGCAGAAGAGTTGGGCGTTAAAGACAATATCGATTTTTTAGGCTTTGTCCAGAACACGGCGAGTTTTATGAACAGTATTGATATTTTTTTATTGTCTTCTCTCCACGAAGGTTCTTCAAACGTTGTAATTGAAGCCATGGCCTATCAAAAACCAGTCATAGCCTTTAACCTGAGCAGTAACCCTGAGATGATCATTCACAATGAAACCGGATACCTGGTCGATTTTCCCGATGTTGCTGATTTTGCTCAAAAAACCATCAGTTTAATAGAAGATTGCATGCTGCGGGAGCGTTTCGGAAAGCAGGGTCGAAAGGTTGTTGAAGAAAATTTTAACAAGGAAAAAAATCTGGAAAAATTAATCAGGTTTATCTGA
- a CDS encoding protease inhibitor I42 family protein — translation MSLSKDSCWLGFFIIIFTLPVIFPMTSSAQFPLGLPLLGGLPLPGGSPLLAGGGGISPALLGGAYSPYGLSGINPGLGQFIPAGRFGIPYQYQPANGYPTQNQYTQNPYGQYPYSQTPYGQYPYTQNPYGQNPYGQYPYGQYPYGQYPYTQNPYGQNPYAQYPYSQTPYGQYPYGQNPYAPNPYAQYPYSQYPSGQYPYSQYQYAQNPYGQYPYSQNPYSQYPYSQYPYSQYPYSQNPYSQYPYSQYPYSQYPYSQNPYSQYPTIQQLQTADKSLTINDDGDEVTIGENDTLSIVLGVDTASAYQWALDTSELDDNIVEKVSNQYYINNTTAGVGIVQQWMFKATGTGTTTIKLEYVNSSGTVNTAFEVTVIVE, via the coding sequence ATGTCGTTATCGAAAGATAGTTGTTGGCTCGGCTTCTTTATCATTATTTTTACCCTACCAGTCATTTTTCCTATGACATCCAGTGCGCAGTTCCCGCTTGGTTTGCCATTACTTGGCGGTTTGCCATTACCCGGCGGTTCACCGTTACTTGCTGGAGGAGGCGGTATCTCTCCTGCCCTTCTTGGAGGAGCGTACTCCCCTTATGGGCTGTCCGGAATAAATCCTGGCCTGGGCCAGTTTATTCCTGCTGGCAGATTTGGCATACCATACCAGTATCAGCCTGCTAATGGATATCCAACTCAGAATCAGTATACTCAAAATCCTTATGGCCAGTATCCCTATAGTCAGACCCCCTATGGCCAGTATCCATACACGCAAAATCCATATGGACAAAATCCTTATGGGCAGTATCCATATGGGCAGTATCCATATGGGCAATACCCTTACACTCAGAACCCATATGGACAGAATCCTTACGCACAATACCCGTATAGTCAGACCCCCTATGGCCAGTATCCTTATGGGCAGAATCCTTACGCTCCGAATCCTTATGCCCAATACCCCTATAGTCAATATCCTTCTGGCCAGTATCCCTATAGTCAGTATCAGTATGCTCAAAATCCTTACGGCCAATATCCCTATAGTCAGAATCCCTATAGCCAATATCCCTATAGTCAATATCCCTATAGTCAATATCCCTATAGCCAGAATCCCTATAGTCAATATCCCTATAGCCAATATCCCTATAGTCAATATCCCTATAGTCAGAATCCTTATAGCCAATACCCAACCATCCAGCAATTACAGACCGCGGATAAGTCCCTTACGATTAATGATGATGGCGATGAAGTAACCATTGGAGAGAATGATACGCTGAGCATTGTCCTGGGTGTCGACACTGCCTCTGCTTATCAATGGGCTCTGGATACGTCTGAACTAGATGACAATATTGTTGAAAAGGTAAGCAACCAATATTATATTAACAACACGACCGCTGGGGTTGGAATCGTGCAGCAGTGGATGTTCAAGGCCACAGGAACCGGCACGACTACTATCAAACTGGAATACGTAAACTCTTCCGGAACTGTCAACACTGCTTTTGAAGTTACGGTAATAGTTGAGTAG
- the amrB gene encoding AmmeMemoRadiSam system protein B codes for MEPLSGGLQKVTLREGSNMMRRWLVMVSRAGSLLLLMAGFTRIAIAANKTVVPAAGAPAAHKPAVAAPAAAASSASAASAANRTAAGHTAAGPASASRTPAADNTADVRHPGPPGAGSGTGRYYPPDPVTLRLIVQRLLSAASGKKTQGRIFGLISPHHGYLSSGIVAAAGYKQLTSPIKTVFLLAPGHQGNFSGAFIPAMKSFRTPLGEIPVSALAARLSQQQGFIAPPKGWSGDRSIDIQLPFLQQVVKSFELVPILVGKADPAALARQILPCLTEESLIIASSDLSERYPSEKATPLDQKAIKAITSFDFKTLASSEACGKVSIAVLMEIARQKKWSAQLIDYANSGTTTRARKQVAGFASIAFVR; via the coding sequence GTGGAGCCATTATCGGGTGGCTTGCAGAAAGTTACGCTCAGGGAGGGGAGCAACATGATGCGCCGATGGCTGGTTATGGTTTCCAGGGCAGGATCTTTGCTCCTGCTCATGGCAGGTTTCACCCGCATAGCGATAGCGGCCAACAAGACCGTGGTTCCGGCTGCCGGAGCTCCGGCTGCGCACAAGCCCGCTGTGGCTGCCCCGGCTGCTGCTGCTTCATCTGCATCTGCGGCATCTGCGGCTAACCGGACTGCGGCTGGGCATACTGCGGCTGGCCCGGCAAGTGCCAGCCGTACTCCAGCGGCTGACAACACTGCAGATGTCCGGCATCCTGGCCCGCCAGGGGCTGGCTCAGGAACCGGCCGATACTATCCTCCTGATCCGGTCACACTTCGGCTCATCGTGCAGCGACTCTTATCCGCTGCTTCGGGAAAGAAGACCCAGGGCAGGATTTTCGGGCTGATATCTCCCCATCACGGATACCTTTCCTCCGGCATTGTGGCCGCGGCAGGCTATAAGCAACTGACTTCGCCAATCAAGACGGTGTTTCTTCTCGCTCCAGGGCATCAGGGTAATTTCTCCGGGGCCTTTATCCCTGCCATGAAGTCATTCCGGACACCCCTGGGAGAAATCCCGGTATCAGCACTGGCCGCCAGGCTCAGCCAACAGCAGGGATTTATCGCTCCACCAAAGGGCTGGTCCGGTGATCGTTCCATTGACATTCAGCTTCCATTCCTGCAGCAGGTGGTAAAAAGTTTCGAGCTTGTTCCCATCCTTGTCGGCAAAGCTGATCCCGCAGCTCTGGCCAGGCAGATTCTCCCCTGTCTGACCGAAGAGAGCCTGATTATCGCCAGCTCCGATCTATCCGAGCGCTATCCTTCCGAGAAAGCCACACCCCTGGATCAGAAAGCCATTAAAGCCATCACCTCGTTCGATTTCAAGACACTGGCTTCCTCGGAGGCCTGCGGCAAGGTTTCGATTGCAGTTCTCATGGAGATAGCCAGGCAGAAAAAATGGTCTGCGCAGCTCATAGATTATGCAAATTCGGGCACTACAACCAGAGCACGAAAGCAGGTGGCAGGATTTGCCAGCATCGCCTTTGTTCGATGA
- a CDS encoding DUF2339 domain-containing protein translates to MYDVKWLAVLGLIGGFFTPVVLSSGSDRQVELMIYMTVLNIGILFISFFKRWDLLNYLGSSFTWLLFSVWFFRSYQETKFWPTAIFITIFFLIYALVPFVYYFVKPCQDCQEQLSGFFITIPNAFIAFGYSFATFRCLLWIWPGSAPPFGSFRLSCSD, encoded by the coding sequence GTGTACGACGTCAAATGGCTGGCGGTACTGGGGCTTATCGGTGGTTTTTTTACTCCGGTCGTGCTCAGCAGCGGCAGCGATCGCCAAGTCGAACTGATGATTTATATGACCGTTCTCAATATTGGCATTCTTTTCATTTCCTTCTTCAAGAGATGGGATCTGCTGAACTATCTCGGATCATCCTTCACCTGGCTCCTGTTTTCGGTTTGGTTTTTCCGCTCCTATCAGGAGACCAAATTCTGGCCAACCGCGATCTTTATTACCATTTTTTTTCTGATCTATGCACTGGTGCCGTTCGTCTATTACTTTGTCAAGCCCTGTCAGGACTGCCAGGAGCAGTTGAGTGGATTCTTTATCACCATTCCCAATGCCTTTATTGCCTTTGGGTATTCCTTTGCCACCTTCAGGTGTTTGCTGTGGATATGGCCAGGATCAGCACCCCCTTTCGGATCATTTCGTTTATCGTGCTCGGATTGA
- a CDS encoding radical SAM protein encodes MTLKEMKIEDRNRDRAAPLSRPPVLAGYIYDPEEAYGARNSNRLLAIRLETSRSCNLRCRYCYAESGGHLEHELDFEDLTSVIRQAWELGADSVVVIGGGEPTLYPRFRDLIAYIHSLRIIPVIFTNTVTMTRELAEFLHDQGASVMGKLDSLRPEVQDYLAGQAGAFHQIQEGLNNLIEAGFTRTETPHRLRMGVSFVSGRLNVEEVEEIWHFCRQRRIFPNIEFLTPTGRARQELSQYILSPEEIKNYKLRLLEIDQDCYGHTWLPYTPLTASGCLQHLYSLYVTGEGNVRPCAPTKFDEHPDLEHKGTYPHNVRRRSLRKIYEDPLFQYVRNIDRYLEGKCRQCEHLNECIGCRGYTYSVGVNEGKDPCSALRAECLQCFK; translated from the coding sequence ATGACATTGAAGGAAATGAAGATAGAAGACCGGAACCGGGATCGGGCAGCTCCTTTGAGCAGGCCTCCTGTTCTGGCGGGCTATATCTATGATCCCGAAGAGGCCTACGGGGCGAGGAATAGTAACCGCCTTCTTGCTATCCGGCTGGAAACCAGCCGATCCTGCAACCTGCGATGCCGCTACTGTTATGCTGAGAGCGGAGGGCACCTTGAGCATGAATTAGATTTTGAGGACTTGACCAGTGTGATCAGGCAGGCATGGGAACTGGGGGCGGATTCCGTGGTAGTCATCGGAGGGGGCGAGCCGACCCTGTATCCCCGGTTCCGGGATTTGATCGCATATATTCATTCCCTGCGGATCATCCCGGTAATCTTCACCAACACTGTCACCATGACCAGGGAACTGGCCGAATTTCTCCATGACCAGGGAGCATCGGTGATGGGCAAGCTGGACTCTCTCCGGCCCGAAGTGCAGGATTATCTGGCAGGGCAGGCCGGAGCCTTTCACCAGATTCAGGAAGGGTTGAACAATCTGATTGAAGCCGGTTTCACCCGGACAGAGACCCCGCATCGGCTCAGGATGGGCGTATCATTCGTGAGCGGCAGGTTGAATGTGGAGGAAGTTGAAGAAATATGGCATTTTTGCCGTCAGCGGCGCATTTTTCCGAATATTGAGTTTTTGACGCCAACCGGCAGGGCAAGGCAGGAGTTGAGTCAATATATCCTTTCTCCAGAAGAGATAAAGAATTATAAGCTCAGGCTGCTGGAAATCGATCAGGATTGCTATGGTCATACCTGGCTCCCCTATACCCCCCTGACAGCCAGTGGATGTCTTCAGCATCTCTACAGCCTTTATGTAACTGGAGAGGGGAACGTCAGGCCATGTGCTCCCACCAAGTTCGATGAACATCCTGACCTTGAGCACAAGGGAACTTATCCCCACAATGTCCGGCGGCGTTCCCTGAGAAAAATCTATGAAGATCCTCTGTTCCAGTATGTCAGGAACATTGACCGGTATCTGGAAGGAAAATGCCGCCAGTGTGAGCACCTGAATGAGTGCATCGGCTGCCGGGGATATACCTACAGCGTTGGCGTGAATGAGGGCAAAGACCCTTGCAGTGCCCTGCGGGCCGAATGCCTCCAGTGTTTCAAATAG